One window of Quercus robur chromosome 5, dhQueRobu3.1, whole genome shotgun sequence genomic DNA carries:
- the LOC126724910 gene encoding growth-regulating factor 5-like, which produces MMNTSASASARNRSPFTAIQWQELEHQALIFKYMVAGTPIPPDLLYSVKRSLDSSISSRLFPNHPIGWGCFEMGFGRKVDPEPGRCRRTDGKKWRCSKEAYPDSKYCERHMHRGRNRSRKPVEVTSTATTTTTTTTTNTTTNNLSPPIPSINRNLSINTPTTIPTTTTPTNSSFSVSPLCDTYPQHHPYHDSTAYPFLYSHSSSSRQPLSGFLPQNNTTHQLFLDSGSYSQADKDYRYLHGAREGVDERAFFPEASGSARNLPDSYQRLTMGPYKAYSHTQFQSLTDSSKPQQQQQDQHCFVLGTDFKSPGQVKAEKKPEIHKPMHQFFGEWPPKNTDTWLDLASNSRIPADD; this is translated from the exons atgatgaaCACAAGTGCAAGTGCAAGCGCAAGAAACAGGTCTCCTTTCACAGCAATTCAATGGCAAGAGCTTGAGCATCAAGCTCTAATCTTCAAATACATGGTTGCAGGGACACCTATCCCACCAGATCTCCTCTATAGTGTAAAAAGAAGCTTAGactcttcaatttcttcaagGCTCTTCCCTAACCATCCCA TTGGCTGGGGATGTTTTGAGATGGGATTTGGCAGAAAAGTAGACCCAGAGCCAGGAAGGTGCAGAAGAACAGATGGGAAGAAGTGGAGGTGCTCAAAGGAAGCATACCCAGATTCCAAGTACTGTGAGAGACACATGCACAGAGGCAGAAATCGTTCAAGAAAGCCTGTGGAAGTTACATCAactgcaacaacaacaacaacaacaacgacaacaaacaccaccaccaacaacctTTCACCACCTATCCCATCAATCAACAGAAACCTTTCCATAAACACACCCACCACCATTcccacaacaacaacaccaaCGAACtcttctttctctgtctctccaCTTTGTGATACATATCCTCAACACCACCCTTACCATGATTCCACTGCTTATCCCTTCCTTTATTCACATTCTTCCTCTTCAAGACAACCTCTTTCTGGTTTTTTACCTCAAAATAACACCACCCATCAGCTATTTTTGGACTCTGGATCCTACTCTCAGGCTGATAAAGATTACAG GTATCTTCATGGAGCAAGAGAGGGTGTGGATGAGAGAGCTTTCTTCCCAGAGGCTTCAGGGTCTGCCAGAAACCTACCTGATTCATACCAGAGATTAACAATGGGCCCCTACAAAGCTTACTCCCACACACAGTTTCAAAGCCTTACTGATAGTTCAAAACCTCAGCAGCAGCAACAAGACCAACATTGCTTTGTTTTGGGTACTGATTTCAAGTCACCAGGACAAGTTAAAGCTGAGAAAAAACCTGAAATCCACAAACCAATGCACCAATTTTTTGGAGAGTGGCCACCAAAGAACACAGACACCTGGCTTGATCTTGCATCAAATTCAAGAATCCCTGCTG ATGATTGA